In Sporichthya polymorpha DSM 43042, a genomic segment contains:
- a CDS encoding GDP-mannose 4,6-dehydratase: MHVVVTGGAGFIGSHVVDALLDRGLTVSVIDNLTTGHVSNLENARRHGARLHRVDVRDTALVRGLLAAERPAIVVHLAAQVDVRTSVDDPALDADVNVLGTISMLEAARAAGAQRFVLASSGGAVYGDRVALPTSETARTRPMSGYGQSKLSAENYLALYTRLHGLSTVALRFANVYGPRQRSSGEGGIVAILCERARNGDLTRVFGDGLQTRDFVYVSDVVDAVLAATTSRATGALNIGTGTETSVRRLVDLLGEVTGKPVRTRRAPARPGEVLRSCLDPSRAGRVLGWEARTPLTEGIRRTYEAAVPELTVPGPAVTASTGR, encoded by the coding sequence ATGCACGTCGTCGTGACCGGCGGAGCCGGTTTCATCGGATCCCATGTCGTCGACGCACTGCTCGACCGCGGACTGACCGTCAGCGTGATCGACAACCTGACGACCGGGCACGTCTCCAACCTGGAGAACGCCCGCCGGCACGGGGCGCGTCTGCACCGCGTGGACGTTCGCGACACAGCGTTGGTCCGCGGACTCCTCGCGGCGGAGCGGCCGGCGATCGTCGTGCATCTCGCGGCGCAGGTCGACGTCCGGACCTCGGTCGACGACCCCGCACTCGACGCCGACGTCAACGTTCTCGGCACGATCTCGATGCTCGAGGCGGCCCGCGCCGCCGGTGCTCAACGCTTCGTCCTGGCCTCGAGTGGCGGAGCGGTGTACGGGGATCGGGTGGCCCTGCCGACCTCGGAGACGGCCCGAACCAGGCCGATGTCCGGCTACGGGCAGAGCAAGCTCAGCGCGGAGAACTACCTGGCGCTCTACACCCGCCTGCACGGGCTCTCGACCGTCGCCCTCCGATTCGCGAACGTCTACGGCCCCCGTCAGCGGAGCTCCGGCGAGGGCGGCATCGTCGCCATCCTCTGCGAGCGCGCGCGCAACGGCGACCTCACGCGCGTCTTCGGGGACGGGTTGCAGACGCGCGACTTCGTGTACGTCTCCGACGTCGTCGACGCCGTCCTGGCGGCGACGACGAGCAGGGCGACCGGAGCGCTGAACATCGGCACCGGCACGGAGACGTCCGTCCGTCGCCTCGTCGACCTGCTCGGAGAGGTCACCGGCAAACCCGTCCGCACCCGTCGCGCGCCGGCGCGCCCGGGCGAGGTGCTGCGCTCCTGTCTCGACCCGTCGCGAGCGGGTCGGGTACTGGGGTGGGAGGCCAGGACTCCGCTGACCGAGGGAATCCGCCGCACCTACGAAGCCGCTGTCCCCGAGCTCACCGTCCCGGGGCCCGCCGTCACCGCGTCGACGGGGAGATGA